Proteins encoded within one genomic window of Triticum aestivum cultivar Chinese Spring chromosome 2D, IWGSC CS RefSeq v2.1, whole genome shotgun sequence:
- the LOC123048394 gene encoding dirigent protein 21, which yields MAVKHTMQLLPAFVFALALVLRASAAAAETIHLKFYMHDIVTGSPATAVQVIKGVVPLANDPTTYFGDMYVIDDLLTEGPDAASPAVGRAQGFFQFASMTEYALLLTANFVFTAGSHNGSSVAVLSRDVIFDTVRELPIVGGTGGLRGATGYGLLRTHSANTTTRNAVLKIDMYLRV from the coding sequence ATGGCCGTCAAGCACACCATGCAGCTCCTACCAGCCTTTGTCTTCGCCCTAGCCCTTGTCCTTAGGgcatcagcagcagcagcggagACGATCCACCTCAAGTTCTACATGCATGACATCGTGACTGGCAGCCCAGCAACAGCAGTGCAAGTCATCAAAGGCGTGGTGCCGCTGGCAAACGACCCCACCACCTACTTCGGCGACATGTATGTCATCGACGACCTGCTGACGGAGGGGCCGGACGCAGCGTCCCCCGCCGTCGGCAGGGCACAGGGCTTCTTCCAGTTCGCGTCGATGACGGAGTACGCGCTGCTGCTCACTGCCAACTTCGTGTTCACGGCGGGGAGCCATAACGGGAGCTCTGTGGCCGTGCTCTCAAGGGACGTCATCTTCGATACCGTCAGGGAGCTGCCGATCGTGGGCGGCACTGGCGGGCTCCGTGGTGCGACCGGGTACGGTCTGCTCCGGACACACTCCGCCAACACCACCACCAGGAACGCGGTGCTCAAGATTGATATGTACCTGCGCGTGTAG